GGTCGAAGCCATCGGGGATCGACCGGCCCCATTTCATGAACGTCCGGATGGCAGTGGGTGCCGTGTAGAACAGGGTCACGCCGTAGCGCTGGATGATCTCCCACCAGCGGCCCTGGTGGGGGCTGTCGGGGGTGCCCTCGTAGAGCACCTGCGTGGCGCCGTTGGCCAGCGGCCCGTAGACGATGTAGCTGTGGCCGGTCACCCACCCGATGTCAGCGGTGCACCAGTAGACATCGGTCGGCTTGAGGTCGAAGACCGCGTGGTGCGTGTATGCCGTGCCGACGAGGTAGCCGCCGGTGGTGTGCAGGATGCCCTTGGGCTTGCCCGTGGTGCCCGACGAGTACATGACGTAGAGTGGGTGCTCCGCATCGAACGCGGTCGGTTCGTGTGAGGGTGAGGCGGAGTCGACGGCGTCGTGCCACCAGGTGTCCGTCGCGTCGTTGAACGCGACCGCCTGGCCGGTGCGGCGTACGACCAGGACGTGGTCCACCGGACTCCTCGACCCCAGCTTTGCGATCGCCTCGTCCACCGCGGGCTTCAGCGCGAAGGGAGCGCCGCGGCGGTAGCCACCGTCCGAGGTGACGACGACCTTCGCGTTGCAGTCCTCGATGCGTGAGGCCAGGGCCTCGGCGGAGAAGCCGCCGAAGACCACCGTGTGGACGGCGCCGATGCGGGCACAGGCCAGCATCGCGACGACGGCCTCGGGGATCATCGGCAGGTAGATCGCCACGAGATCGCCCTCCACCACGCCCAGCGCGGTCAACGCGTTCGCAGCCCTCGAGACCTCGTCCTTGAGCTGGGCGTAGGTGATGTCGCGCGTGTCGCCGGGCTCGCCGACGAAGTGGAAGGCGACCTTGTCGCCGTTCCCCGCGAGGACGTGCCGGTCGACGCAGTTGTACGACGCGTTGAGCCTGCCGCCGACGAACCACTTCGCAAACGGCGGATTGCTCCAGTCGAGGACCTCCGTGAACGGGGTCTCCCAGTCGAGACGACCCGCCTGCTCGGCCCAGAAGGCCAGGCGGTCGGCGTCGGCCGCGACGTACGCGTCGGCCTTCACGTTCGCAGCCGCAGCAAGCGCGGCGGGCGGCTCGAAGCGGCGGTTCTCGGTCGACAGGTTGGACAGCATCGAACTGGAGTCGTCGGCCCGGGTGCTCATGGTGATCCTGCTCTTCGTCGTCGTGCTGGGAAGTGAGGACGGGTGCGCGCGCTCGGACTGTGTGTGAACAGCGCGCGCACCCGGATTGGGGGACCGTCAGGCAGGGAAGCCTGTTCCGGTCTCGACCAGCCCGCGCAGGTACGGCGTGGGCCGGAGGTGCTCGCCGTACGCGTCCGCGAGCTCGTCGGCGCGATCGATGAAGGCCGCGAGACCGACCGATCCGTCAGCAGCCTCGAAGCCGGTCATGTACTGCGCGGCACCGCCGGTGAGGCCGGGGAAGCCGATGCCGAGGATGGAGCCGACGTTGGCGTGGGCAGCTGACATGAGGACGCCCTCTTCGATGCAGTGTGCCGTCTCGAGCGCCTCGCGGACCAGCATCCGGTCGCGCAGGTCCGCGATCGGAACCTCGATCCCCGATGGCGGGAAGAGGCTGGAGAGGCCGTTCCAGATCGAGCCGCGGCGCCCGTCGGCGTAGTCGTAGAAGCCCGCGCCGCGGAGCTTGCCGGCGCGGCTCGCGTCGATCATCGCGTAGCAGACCCGCTCGGTCACGGTCTGCTCGGTGCTCCCGCTCGCTTCCCGGGTCGTGCTTGCGATCTTCACGAGCAGTTCCAGGTTGAGCTCGTCGGCGAGCTGCAGCGGGCCGACCGGGTAGCCGGCCTGGGTGGCGGCCCGCTCGATCGAGAGCGGGTGGACACCTTCGTCGAGCAGCGCGAGGCCTTCCTCGATGCGTGTGCAGATGACACGGGAGGTGAAGAAGCCACGGGAGTCGTTGACGACGATCGGGGTCTTG
This genomic interval from Nocardioides cavernaquae contains the following:
- the acs gene encoding acetate--CoA ligase; amino-acid sequence: MSTRADDSSSMLSNLSTENRRFEPPAALAAAANVKADAYVAADADRLAFWAEQAGRLDWETPFTEVLDWSNPPFAKWFVGGRLNASYNCVDRHVLAGNGDKVAFHFVGEPGDTRDITYAQLKDEVSRAANALTALGVVEGDLVAIYLPMIPEAVVAMLACARIGAVHTVVFGGFSAEALASRIEDCNAKVVVTSDGGYRRGAPFALKPAVDEAIAKLGSRSPVDHVLVVRRTGQAVAFNDATDTWWHDAVDSASPSHEPTAFDAEHPLYVMYSSGTTGKPKGILHTTGGYLVGTAYTHHAVFDLKPTDVYWCTADIGWVTGHSYIVYGPLANGATQVLYEGTPDSPHQGRWWEIIQRYGVTLFYTAPTAIRTFMKWGRSIPDGFDLSSLRILGSVGEPINPEAYVWYRSVIGGDRCPVVDTWWQTETGQMMISPLPGVTAGKPGSAMKALPGIGADVVDDAGVPVPNGSGGYLVLTQPWPAMLRTLWGDDERFVSTYWEKFPHGAGRGPWYFAGDGAKKDADGDLWLLGRVDDVMNVSGHRLSTTEIESALVSHPRVAEAAVVGASDETTGQAVCAYVILRQGSDSGSSAGEDLVQELRNHVAKEIGAIAKPRQILIVPELPKTRSGKIMRRLLRDVAENRAVGDTTTLSDSGIMDLITSGAAKSTED